One part of the Caproiciproducens sp. CPB-2 genome encodes these proteins:
- a CDS encoding FeoA family protein, translating to MKQTIPLTQIRPGRRAIVSGLSAEGGLRRRLQDLGLVEGREVTCVELSPLGDPTAYEICGAVIALRREDSDTVLVLEEAADASA from the coding sequence GTGAAGCAAACGATACCGTTAACACAGATACGCCCGGGCCGGCGGGCGATCGTCTCGGGCCTTTCGGCCGAAGGGGGGCTGCGCAGGCGGCTGCAGGATCTGGGTCTGGTGGAAGGCCGGGAAGTGACCTGTGTGGAATTGAGCCCTCTGGGGGACCCGACCGCCTATGAAATCTGCGGGGCGGTCATTGCCCTGCGCCGTGAGGATTCCGATACGGTCCTTGTTTTGGAGGAGGCCGCCGATGCCAGCGCTTAA
- the feoB gene encoding ferrous iron transport protein B, producing the protein MPALKAAAELNSSCAGLVIHKKEAGDRVVALAGNPNVGKSTVFNALTGMRQHTGNWPGKTVANAQGYCSRNGHGYVLVDIPGSYSLMARSTEEEVARDFICFGSPDAVVVVCDATCLERNLNLVMQVMEACPRTVVCVNLLDEAKKKQIDIDLPLLSRRLGVPVIGTAARSGEGLEDVMNAVEQLLGEPPEEKQALVPYPGYVEQGIQALLPQAEKAAHGKADARWFAARLLDGDESLRSSLADCLGFDPEQAPELSETLADVRAGMEEAGVSRTRLRDDMAGAFVRCAAEISRGVVSVTANGSSRRDRRLDKLFTSRLTGFPIMLLLLLAVFWITISGANVPSALLADGLFRVEERLAAAAFSAGVPALLTDLLIHGVYKVMAWVISVMLPPMAIFFPLFTLLEDFGYLPRVAFNLDRCFKGCAACGKQALTMCMGFGCNAAGVTGCRIIDSPRERLIAIITNNFVPCNGRFPTIISIITMFLIGGATGLLGSFLGALILVGVILFGMGMTLLVSRLLSRTILKGVPSSFTLELPPYRWPQIGKVIVRSIVDRTLKVLGRAVTAAAPAGVLIWALANVTVGGATLLARLTGFLDPLGRALGMDGVILTGFLLGLPANEIVVPIIIMTYMAQGSLLELEGPALMQLFVQNGWTWVTAVSTILFSLMHWPCATTCLTIRKETQSLRWTAVSFLVPTACGIAVCFLFSTIVRLFI; encoded by the coding sequence ATGCCAGCGCTTAAAGCCGCCGCTGAGCTCAACTCCTCCTGCGCGGGGCTTGTAATTCATAAAAAAGAGGCCGGCGACCGGGTCGTTGCGCTGGCCGGGAATCCCAATGTGGGGAAATCCACCGTGTTCAACGCGCTGACCGGTATGCGCCAGCACACGGGCAACTGGCCCGGAAAGACCGTGGCAAATGCCCAGGGGTACTGTTCCCGGAACGGACACGGGTACGTTCTTGTCGATATTCCGGGCAGCTATTCGCTGATGGCCCGCTCGACCGAGGAGGAAGTGGCCCGCGATTTTATCTGTTTCGGTTCGCCGGACGCCGTCGTGGTGGTCTGTGACGCCACCTGTCTGGAGCGCAACCTCAATCTGGTGATGCAGGTGATGGAGGCTTGTCCGCGGACCGTGGTCTGCGTCAACCTTCTGGATGAGGCGAAGAAGAAACAGATCGATATCGACCTTCCCCTGCTTTCCCGGCGGCTGGGAGTCCCCGTAATCGGTACGGCCGCCCGTTCCGGAGAAGGGCTGGAGGACGTCATGAACGCTGTGGAGCAATTGCTCGGCGAGCCTCCGGAGGAAAAGCAGGCGCTTGTTCCCTATCCCGGCTATGTGGAGCAGGGCATTCAGGCGCTGCTGCCTCAGGCGGAAAAGGCCGCTCACGGCAAAGCCGATGCCCGGTGGTTTGCCGCCCGGCTGCTGGACGGGGACGAAAGCCTTCGTTCCTCACTGGCGGATTGTCTCGGCTTTGACCCGGAGCAGGCTCCTGAGCTTTCGGAAACACTGGCGGATGTGCGGGCCGGCATGGAGGAAGCGGGCGTTTCCCGGACGCGGCTTCGGGACGATATGGCGGGTGCCTTCGTGCGGTGCGCGGCGGAAATCAGCCGGGGGGTTGTTTCAGTGACCGCAAACGGAAGCAGCCGGCGGGACCGCCGTCTGGATAAGCTGTTTACCAGCAGGCTTACCGGTTTTCCCATCATGCTGCTTCTCCTGCTGGCGGTGTTCTGGATCACCATATCCGGCGCGAACGTTCCCTCGGCTCTGCTGGCCGACGGACTGTTCCGGGTGGAGGAGCGGCTGGCGGCCGCGGCATTTTCCGCCGGTGTGCCGGCATTATTGACCGATCTGCTGATTCACGGGGTTTACAAGGTCATGGCTTGGGTCATCAGCGTCATGCTTCCGCCGATGGCTATTTTCTTTCCGTTGTTTACTCTGCTGGAGGACTTCGGATATCTGCCCCGCGTAGCGTTTAATCTGGACCGCTGCTTCAAAGGCTGCGCCGCCTGCGGCAAACAGGCGCTCACCATGTGCATGGGGTTCGGGTGCAACGCGGCGGGCGTTACCGGCTGCCGCATCATCGATTCCCCCCGGGAGCGGCTCATCGCCATCATTACCAACAATTTTGTTCCCTGCAACGGGCGTTTCCCCACGATTATTTCCATTATTACCATGTTCCTGATCGGCGGGGCGACCGGGCTGCTTGGTTCGTTCTTGGGGGCGCTGATTCTGGTCGGGGTTATCTTGTTCGGGATGGGAATGACCCTGCTGGTTTCCAGGCTGCTTTCCAGGACGATTTTGAAGGGAGTCCCGTCCTCCTTTACGCTGGAGCTTCCGCCCTACCGGTGGCCGCAGATCGGCAAGGTCATCGTCCGCAGCATTGTGGACCGCACCCTCAAGGTACTGGGCCGAGCGGTCACAGCCGCCGCCCCGGCCGGGGTGCTGATCTGGGCGCTCGCCAATGTTACGGTCGGCGGCGCGACCCTGCTGGCGCGCCTGACGGGGTTTCTGGATCCCCTCGGCCGCGCGCTGGGCATGGACGGCGTGATTCTGACCGGCTTTCTGCTGGGGCTGCCTGCCAATGAAATCGTGGTACCCATCATTATCATGACATACATGGCGCAGGGAAGCCTGCTGGAACTGGAAGGGCCCGCGCTGATGCAGCTCTTCGTTCAAAACGGCTGGACGTGGGTGACCGCCGTCAGCACCATCCTGTTTTCCCTGATGCACTGGCCCTGTGCCACTACATGCCTCACCATCCGCAAGGAAACCCAAAGCCTCCGGTGGACCGCCGTGTCTTTTCTGGTTCCCACCGCATGCGGCATCGCCGTCTGCTTTTTATTCAGCACCATTGTCCGTTTGTTTATCTGA